One Ancylobacter novellus DSM 506 genomic window, GCATCGACCCCATCGAGTTCCGCATCCGCAACGACACTCAGGTCGACCCGGAGAAGCCGGAGCGGCCCTTCTCCGCCCGCGCCTTCGCCGAATGCCTGCGCCTCGGTGCCGAGCGCTTCGGCTGGGATGCGCGCAATCCGCGTCCCGGCCAGTGGCGCGAGGGGAAATGGCTCGTCGGCATCGGCATGGCCGCCGCCTTCCGCAACAATTTGCTGATGAAGTCGGGCGCCCGCGTCCGACTCGACGGCGACGGGCGGGTGACGGTCGAGACCGACATGACCGACATAGGCACCGGCAGCTACACCATCATCGGCCAGACCGCGGCGGAGATGATGGGCGTGCCGATCGAGAAGGTGACGGTGCGCCTCGGCGATTCCAGCTTTCCGGTCTCCGCCGGTTCGGGCGGCCAGTTCGGCGCCAACAATGCGACCGCCGGCGTCTATGCCGCCTGCGTGAAGCTGCGCGAGGAGGTCACGCAAAGGCTCGGCTTCAATTCCGAGGACGCGGTGTTCGCTGACGGGCAGGTGCGCGCGGGCAACCGCTCCGTGCTGCTCGGCGCGGCGGCGGCTGAAGGCGACATCATCGCCGAGGACGCAATCGAGTATGGCGACCTCGACGAACGCTACCAGCAGTCGACCTTCGGCGGGCATTTCGTCGAGACGACGGTCGATGCCTATACAGGCGAGACGCGCATCCGCCGCATGCTGGCGGTCTGCGCCGCCGGGCGCATCCTCAACCCGAAGTCCGCGCGCAGCCAGGTCATCGGCGCCATGACCATGGGCGCCGGCGCGGCGCTCATGGAGGAACTCGCCGTCGACACGCGGCGCGGCTTCTTCGTCAATCACGACCTGGCCGGCTACGAGGTGCCGGTGCATGCCGACATCCCGCACCAGGAGGTGATCTTCCTCGACGAGACCGACCCGCTCTCCTCGCCGATGAAGGCGAAGGGCGTGGGCGAGCTCGGCATATGCGGGGTCGGCGCGGCGGTGGCGAACGCCGTCTACAACGCCACCGGCGTGCGCGTGCGCGACTATCCGATCACGCTCGACAAATATCTCGACCGCCTGCCCGACGCCGCCTGAGCGGCGCCGGGCGATCGTTCAGGCAGGGCGGGTGCGTCATCTCGCGCCGGTGAAGGTGGTCCTCGGATTGCATATTCCTCGCCGATGAGTTGCATTCCCCGTACCCGCTTCAGCGTCGCGCGATGACGGCCGACCCCGCCCTTCGTATCGTCATCGTCGACGAGAGCCCGTTGCGGGCCGCCATCCTGGAGGAGGGCCTGCGCGAGGCGGGCTACCGCAACGTGCTGCGCCTGCCCGAGCGCCACGATCTGCTGGCGCGTCTGCACGCCATCGATCCCGACGTGATCGTCATCGACCTCGAAGACCCCTCGCGCGACGTCATCGAGCAGATGTTCCAGGTCAGCCGCGAGGTGAAGCGGCCCATCGCCATGTTCGTCGACCAGTCGGACAGCTCGACCATCGCCGCGGCGATCGACGCCGGCGTCTCCGCCTACATCGTCGACGGGCTGAAGAAGGAGCGCGTCAAGCCGATCATCGACATGACGATCAGCCGCTTCCGCGCCTTCGCCCGCCTGCGCGAGGAGCTCGAACAGACCCGCACCGAGCTCGAGGAGCGCAAGACCATCGACCGCGCCAAGGGCATCCTGATGAAGATGAAGGGGCTGGACGAGCCGCAGGCCTACGCCCTGCTGCGTCGTACCGCGATGAACGAGAAGCGGCGCCTCGTCGACATCGCCCAATCCGTCATCACCGCGGCGGAGCTGCTGAAATGAGGTCATTCCGATGAGGCGCCTGTCGATCGGCTTCATCCCGCTCACCGACGCGGCGGTGGTGATCGCCTGTGCCGAGCGCGGCTTTGCGGCCGCGCAGGGGCTGCGCCTCGACCTGCACCGCGAGGTCTCCTGGGCCAACATCCGCGACAAGGTGAATGTCGGCCTGCTCGACGGCGCGCACATGCTGGCGCCGCTCGCCATCGCCTCCTCGCTCGGCCTCGGCCATGTGCGGGTGCCGCTGGTCGCGCCCTTCGCGCTCAACCTCAACGGCAACGCCATCACCGTCGCCAACGCCCTGCACGAGGCGATGCAGGCGACCGGCGAGGATCTTTCCAGCGCCGAGGGCGCTGCCCGCGCGCTCGGCCTCGTGGCGCGGCAGCGGCTGAAGGACGGGCAGGACCCGCTGACCTTCGCCACGGTCTATCCCTTCTCCACCCACACCTACATGCTGCGCCATCTGCTCGCCGCCGCCGGGCTCGACCCCGACCGCGACGTGCGCCTCGTCGTGGTGCCGCCGCCCTACACGGTGGAGAATTTGCGTAGCGGGCTGATCCACGGCTTCTGCGTCGGCTCGCCGTGGAACAGCGTGGCGGTCGAGGCCGGGGTGGGGCGTGTCCTGCTGCTCGGCTCGGAAATCTTCGCCCGCGCACCGGAGAAGGTGCTCGGCGTGCATGCGCGCTTCGCCAATAGCGAGCCGGACGTGCTGGCCCAATTGGTGCGCGCGCTCGACGCGGCGGCGCGCTGGTGCGACCAGCCGCAATCGCATGAGGAACTCGCCGCCCTGCTCGCCGAGCCGCGTCATCTCGGCCTGCCGCGCGACATGCTTACGCGGGCGCTGGCGGGCCGGCTCAAAGGTACGGGCGACGCCGTTCCCCGCTCCGACGTCGACTTCCTGGTGATGCACCGCAACGGCGCCAACCGGCCCGATCCGGCGCAGGCGCTGTGGATCTACGGCCAGATGGT contains:
- a CDS encoding CmpA/NrtA family ABC transporter substrate-binding protein, with protein sequence MRRLSIGFIPLTDAAVVIACAERGFAAAQGLRLDLHREVSWANIRDKVNVGLLDGAHMLAPLAIASSLGLGHVRVPLVAPFALNLNGNAITVANALHEAMQATGEDLSSAEGAARALGLVARQRLKDGQDPLTFATVYPFSTHTYMLRHLLAAAGLDPDRDVRLVVVPPPYTVENLRSGLIHGFCVGSPWNSVAVEAGVGRVLLLGSEIFARAPEKVLGVHARFANSEPDVLAQLVRALDAAARWCDQPQSHEELAALLAEPRHLGLPRDMLTRALAGRLKGTGDAVPRSDVDFLVMHRNGANRPDPAQALWIYGQMVRARQAQFSTDAAHEAMQVYQPALYDAALGTHGTPPAVEPDPVGTRFGMPFRPEDIEGYLAEVDRV
- a CDS encoding ANTAR domain-containing response regulator; protein product: MTADPALRIVIVDESPLRAAILEEGLREAGYRNVLRLPERHDLLARLHAIDPDVIVIDLEDPSRDVIEQMFQVSREVKRPIAMFVDQSDSSTIAAAIDAGVSAYIVDGLKKERVKPIIDMTISRFRAFARLREELEQTRTELEERKTIDRAKGILMKMKGLDEPQAYALLRRTAMNEKRRLVDIAQSVITAAELLK